TGTTTTAAATGAATGTATgaacatttttttcctttcaaagaTTTCACCATTAGTTCAGTAATAATGATATAATTACATAtggagatgaaaatgttatactgCTAATCAAGATACTAATCTAATTCAAATGCtagtaacattttaaaaaattggtttcATAAATTGCCTTGCAGCTGATAGATGAGACACCGGGTGGCAGTATTGGACAAGTTGGTGTTGAAATAGCTACGACTTTGCTTGTATGCAAATTGTACGCCATAATAGCATCTCTAACAAAAGAGATACGATTGGAGTAGAGCTTCCAAAACATAACTGGATGAGATATACCCCTTTTGAATCATTGCATATAATCTAAGATACTATGGCACTGAAAGTATACCTTCTGTTCCTCTGAGCTGTTGCTGGGAATATTTGCAAGGCCTGCCTGATCGGCTGACATTAAAGACTGGCGAACAAGATGGCGAACCCCACTCTACAAAGGCAAGTTGTGGTTTCCCTTATTTTCCTTTGCGTGACAGATGCAGTAGCTGAAACACTCCAGTACTCTATAGCAGAAGAAATGGAGATCGGGTCCTTTGTAGGTAATGTTGCAAATGATCTAGGACTGGATAATAGAAAACTAGGTATTCGCAAAGCTCGAATAACGTCTGAAAGTAGCACCCAGTATTTTCAGCTGAACATGCATTCTGGCGACGTAGTAATAGCGGAAAGAATAGACCGTGAAGAGTTGTGTGGGCAGATGGTCCCCTGTGTACTATATTTTGAATTTCGCTTGGAAAATCCGGTTCACTTTCAACGAGCAGAAGTACAGATTCAGGATATCAATGACAATGCCCCTATGTTCCCGAAGAAACGGCTGGTTTTAAAAATTCACGAACTGTCGCCAATAAAGACTCCCTTCATTTTGGAAAGCGCGCAGGATTCAGACGTAGGTGTTAACGCTGTCCAAAATTACACAATTAGTCCGAATAAACACTTCCGGCTGGATGTCCACAGTCGAACCGACGGCAGCAAATatgcagagctggtgttagagacGCAAATAGATCGTGAGGAGCAACAAGAAGTTAACTTAATCCTTACTGCTATAGATGGTGGTCTACCCTCGAAATCCGGCACTACGGAAATAAAGATTTTGGTTCTGGATGCCAATGATAATTTTCCTCAGTTCAGTCAATTAGTCTACAAAGTTGAGTTAAAGGAAAATAGTGATCAGAATGTCTTGGTTTGCAAAGTTAAAGCCACGGATAAGGACCAGGGCTTATATGGAGAAATAACCTATTCTTTCAATCAGGTATCTGAAAAAGTTCTTAAACTCTTTAAATTAAACCAATCTACGGGTGAAATAACTGTTCAGGGCTCCGTTGATTTTGAAGAAGCAAGAATGCATGAAATAGACATGCAAGCAACAGATGGGGGAGGGTTATCTGCCCATTCTAAAGTTCTTGTTGAGATTCTGGATGAAAATGACAATTCACCCGAGGTGATCATTACATCAATTGTTAGTCCAATTCCAGAAGATTCTTTGCCGGGTACAGTGATTGCTGTTCTCAATGTAAGAGATCGAGATtctaaagaaaatggaaaaactgTTTGTTCAGTCGAAGGCGTCACACCGTTCTCCTTAAGATCTAGTTTCAAAAATTATTATTCTCTGGTCACTGAAATTTCTTTAGATCGAGAGAAAGTGTCAGAGTACAACATAACCATTATTGCAACAGATTGCGGATCTCCAAGTCTAACTAGCCAGGAAACAGTTAGGGTACAAATATCAGATATTAATGACAACCCTCCTCTGTTTAAGCAGAATTCATACACCATCTATGTTAATGAAAACAACAGTCCATCCTTACTGATTGGCACCTTAAATGCTGTTGATTTAGACTATGAGCAAAATGCCAAAATTACCTATGCCTTATTGCCCAATGAAGTAGGTGAGATTTCTGTGGGCTCTTATCTTTCTATCAATCcagaaaatggaaatatataTGCTCTACAATCCTTAGATTATGAAAAGATTCGAGATTTTCAGGCAGTTGTGAGAGCCACAGATGGAGGTTCCCCTTCATTAAGCAGTAATGCAACCCTTCACTTTCAAGTAATGGATGAAAATGACAATCCCCCCATCATTCTATATCCTATACAGGAAAGCACTTC
The nucleotide sequence above comes from Geotrypetes seraphini chromosome 18, aGeoSer1.1, whole genome shotgun sequence. Encoded proteins:
- the PCDHB1 gene encoding protocadherin beta-1 isoform X2, encoding MANPTLQRQVVVSLIFLCVTDAVAETLQYSIAEEMEIGSFVGNVANDLGLDNRKLGIRKARITSESSTQYFQLNMHSGDVVIAERIDREELCGQMVPCVLYFEFRLENPVHFQRAEVQIQDINDNAPMFPKKRLVLKIHELSPIKTPFILESAQDSDVGVNAVQNYTISPNKHFRLDVHSRTDGSKYAELVLETQIDREEQQEVNLILTAIDGGLPSKSGTTEIKILVLDANDNFPQFSQLVYKVELKENSDQNVLVCKVKATDKDQGLYGEITYSFNQVSEKVLKLFKLNQSTGEITVQGSVDFEEARMHEIDMQATDGGGLSAHSKVLVEILDENDNSPEVIITSIVSPIPEDSLPGTVIAVLNVRDRDSKENGKTVCSVEGVTPFSLRSSFKNYYSLVTEISLDREKVSEYNITIIATDCGSPSLTSQETVRVQISDINDNPPLFKQNSYTIYVNENNSPSLLIGTLNAVDLDYEQNAKITYALLPNEVGEISVGSYLSINPENGNIYALQSLDYEKIRDFQAVVRATDGGSPSLSSNATLHFQVMDENDNPPIILYPIQESTSLSSDLVPRSAQADYLVTKVVAVDGDSGQNAWLSFKLLKSTDAGLFNVVEHNGEIRTTRPMTERDNRKQKLIIVVRDNGKPSLSTTTILNILLVDGFSEPYMQLPDLHKEEGKDSKLTMYLVIALALISFIFLVSVVVFFVFKVIKTRRCEKKYFSATGNFYDDSNKPNNLIDIDGTGTLSQSYRYEVCLTTDSGGSEFKFLRPLLPNFPHHNGNVEVNLGINPNSQTLSNPVDQQDSPSEDAAKIFVEKKICREEYL